In the Prochlorococcus sp. MIT 1307 genome, one interval contains:
- a CDS encoding glycosyltransferase family 2 protein, which yields MSSWVSSALLLVLALQAFLVILFSWQIRCRRLERLKWHKSPMGGWPTAEIVLCLRGADERLPEMLESIAKQEYLGDWRLQIVVDSVKDPSWKIVNEFIALQFQNARSNVAWKEVRLQVLRERPLMGSLKCASLLQAFDSLDSDSAVIAIVDADAVVSHKWLSQLVLSCCQPGVGAVSGNRWFIPDQFTLMSWSRSVWNAGALVLMTLLAIPWGGSLAVRREVVEAGEWKKLLGSGLCEDTGLLEPLRKLDLRFVFRPELLVVNRETSTNLFSLTKWIGRQLLTARLHHSAWPLVALHGFSTFLLLLAAIFHNEWQAVLIYELGCLGLLVWIEIIAMQRPPLSVWKWAIALFPGQIINGVATIHAFFARKVEWSGVIYKVALKPRGVMLMDSSE from the coding sequence ATGAGTAGTTGGGTTTCTTCTGCACTGTTGCTTGTGTTGGCTTTACAAGCTTTTCTTGTGATTTTGTTTTCTTGGCAAATTAGATGTCGACGTCTTGAGCGATTAAAATGGCATAAATCACCAATGGGTGGTTGGCCGACTGCTGAGATTGTTTTGTGCTTGCGCGGCGCGGATGAAAGGCTACCAGAAATGTTGGAATCAATCGCAAAGCAAGAATATCTTGGGGATTGGCGACTACAAATTGTGGTTGACTCCGTTAAAGACCCATCCTGGAAAATTGTCAATGAATTTATTGCACTACAGTTCCAAAACGCTCGCTCTAATGTTGCTTGGAAAGAAGTACGACTTCAAGTACTACGAGAAAGGCCATTAATGGGCTCACTGAAATGTGCATCACTTCTACAAGCCTTTGATTCTTTAGATTCTGATTCTGCTGTGATTGCGATAGTTGATGCAGATGCTGTTGTTAGCCATAAGTGGTTGTCTCAGCTTGTGTTGTCATGTTGCCAACCTGGGGTCGGAGCAGTGTCGGGTAATCGCTGGTTTATTCCAGATCAATTTACTTTGATGAGCTGGAGCCGATCTGTGTGGAATGCAGGTGCGTTAGTTCTTATGACCTTGCTTGCTATCCCTTGGGGTGGATCTTTAGCAGTGCGACGAGAAGTAGTCGAGGCAGGTGAATGGAAGAAATTACTTGGTTCTGGCCTTTGTGAGGATACTGGTTTGCTAGAACCTTTAAGGAAATTAGACCTTCGCTTTGTCTTTAGACCTGAATTATTGGTAGTGAATAGAGAGACGAGTACAAATCTTTTTTCTTTGACCAAATGGATTGGACGTCAATTGCTAACGGCACGCCTTCATCATTCCGCTTGGCCATTAGTAGCATTACACGGTTTTAGTACATTTCTGTTGCTTTTGGCAGCAATCTTTCATAATGAATGGCAAGCTGTTTTGATTTATGAGTTGGGCTGTTTGGGTTTGTTGGTATGGATTGAGATCATTGCTATGCAACGCCCGCCATTGTCGGTATGGAAGTGGGCAATTGCCTTGTTCCCTGGTCAGATTATTAATGGAGTTGCGACCATACATGCGTTCTTTGCAAGGAAGGTGGAGTGGAGCGGAGTTATCTATAAAGTTGCTTTAAAGCCTCGAGGTGTAATGCTTATGGACTCTTCAGAATAA
- a CDS encoding thioester reductase domain-containing protein, with translation MPVREPIAIVGIGCRLPGGIDTPEKFWEILSEGKEVVTDIPSERWDIDFHFDSDPKRPLTQHVRRGGFLENIDYFDPGFFGITPREAICLDPQQRMLLEVAWRSMEDGGQPVELLRGRPVGVFIGISSADYSSLLWASKEDYATPDNEPFILPGNTGCIAANRISYFLDLKGPSFTVDTACSSSLVAVHLACESLWRGESELAIAGGVQALIHPGIQMSFCKAGLLSPDGRCKSFDADANGYVRSEGAGVVLLKPLSDAIRCRDQIHAVIRGSAVNSDGRSQGIAAPSQRSQAACIRDAFQKAGIDPVDTQYVEAHGTGTRQGDPIELRALGSVVGSKRSREQPCRVGSVKTNLGHGETVAGITGLIKAALCIREGKLPPSLHFCSPNPSVNLFDLGLQVQSSLEAFPQPLAPLVVGVSSFGFGGTNSHVVLSDSPQPELHNKEDISVEPPLNILCLSARSKPALNELIQRYGEFITKNPQLNLNDICASTNIGRSSFPYRFIAVAADFDDLIAQLEGKVAPAWRGELSLSLKENHSIASFPKELQLGLIATEGRDKLEALAIAIGKGYKVDWNLFYSQFPHKWIALPGHPFFRQRYWWSRIEDKSSITSLWLDHLDKNPSKERGLTNDHSLAKLQKLNLPGAVEHYQGFLDSSKYFDLTDHRIRDVVVFPAAGYLALALKLQQESCQLLKLRSFQLNKPLKASGKSTQFHALLDQGRLQFFSNDSAQDEWKCHGQLLVVCGENIAFESIPSIPPRSRDSQSIDIKAFYKGLGKIGLNYGTFYQSITSLEAIPGQSWAEIVRQGKAPDRCLIDGCFQTVAACVDGSLANSQLFLPVGLDEINLSKWPLPDQFQCHAALRTLEGNESTLVADLILDSNGESFGQIIGLKLRRLTRSLIDLLFPPKEVLFDGPDLFQTSWTSFQNDSENLPFSTDQKICLLGMNKSRATGLSDWANSKNLEFQTLENEADLDFESAMVVYWPDTSHGEPEFAVNKLLQLIQHLNIHQVKSFLLILEGDGPVNSSMTSFMRTTSLEIPSCPFTVLHLPKELENKLEVDSWNQIWSSVEKTSELRWSDGELQIPQLTHMDDERFRIATHGIGRLEDLHKKRVVETSLLPNEVEIAVESTGLNFRDVLNALGLLKEHVASLGIEDEKNLPFGGEAVGRVIALGSNVDSSLMGRRVIASLTVGSLASHVIANSDFCVPLPNGMTIEEGASFTTAFLTAIYALNNLAKLKPDEFVLIHAAAGGVGQAALQVAKRVGARILATASAPKQSALLLQGVEAVYDSRSIEFADQVLDHTNGRGVDVVINSLKGEWVEASFRSLVKGGRFIELGKIDVWSKPEAFRRRPDVNYLPFDLLDVAAAHPKILRSLLIQLVKDFERGLFQPLPLEVWPLEKCEDAFRYMAQARHIGKVVINQPNKAEPIAISSNATYLVTGAFGGIGKKLISWLAQKGASSLILVSRSANSPGASAFKILAELEEAGVNCTCISYDLSTSRFESTRTEDSLVQTIKSLPKDKPLRGIFHAAGVLNDTSFSNLNSDILNFVMAPKLEGWRHIEKLVGKTSKLEFIIGFSSVAALLGSPGQVAYAAANGAMEGYCNPNESRPVRLSIQWGPWHGDGMASGLERRFERVGIRMIESSKALNVLEKLLYRGKGGVVSVLDNDWEKLSSQASPRQHSWFSTLLKNSGPSPSEKLWKKLEHRTEVERQLFLMEELRKLLISVMAAEVDEESFDSSSIDSSDSLFDLGLDSLMAVEFASIVQAELGIRLDLDAFSEDPSLDGLATVSLRQITPHTNQYFNDGLDLSKEARLDSRWTCPSTSKEEAPGKKILITGSSGFLGAYLLAGQLRRWPDIRVNCLVRATSKEHGMERIKSNLCRFDLWDSVWEKRLEPVIGDLSLPSFGLDSETFSGLARDLGGILHNGAQLSQMAPYAQLSATNVGGTKEVLRLAALDNPICVEFISSVSVFESAAYRNRELLEDQDLNNWKGIHIGYSQTKWVSERLVLEAGKAGLPVSVYRPPLIGGHSKTGYWNQGDLLQRLLQGCLVLGKVPQLEWELDLVPVDYVSDAVSALAWSSEAKGRCFHLQHPRPLMLNDLLNQLLSEGEALEQVPMEQWLHAIDSHPKNPLYPLRTFFKKRWGREQLTYPELNALGVRARPSCRITQSILESMNVHCPDFQDLIKPWARTLLGSSSPSVT, from the coding sequence ATGCCTGTTCGCGAACCGATTGCAATTGTTGGCATTGGTTGCCGCCTTCCTGGCGGGATTGATACTCCTGAGAAATTTTGGGAAATTCTTTCTGAAGGTAAAGAGGTTGTAACCGATATCCCCTCTGAAAGATGGGATATTGACTTTCACTTTGACTCAGACCCCAAAAGACCTCTCACTCAGCATGTTCGTCGTGGTGGTTTTTTGGAAAATATTGATTACTTTGATCCAGGTTTTTTTGGAATTACTCCACGTGAAGCTATTTGCTTGGATCCTCAGCAGAGAATGTTGCTTGAGGTTGCTTGGCGCTCAATGGAAGATGGGGGACAACCTGTTGAATTATTACGTGGCCGACCAGTTGGAGTATTTATCGGCATATCAAGTGCCGATTACAGCTCACTTTTATGGGCATCTAAAGAAGACTATGCAACTCCTGATAATGAGCCTTTTATTTTACCTGGGAATACAGGATGTATCGCGGCCAATAGAATTTCGTATTTTCTAGATCTGAAGGGCCCCAGTTTTACTGTTGATACCGCTTGTTCCTCTTCATTGGTTGCTGTTCACCTTGCTTGTGAAAGCCTTTGGAGAGGAGAGTCTGAGTTGGCGATTGCAGGTGGGGTACAAGCTCTTATTCACCCTGGAATTCAGATGAGCTTTTGTAAGGCGGGGTTGCTGTCTCCTGATGGTCGATGTAAGAGCTTTGATGCTGATGCAAATGGCTATGTTCGGTCCGAAGGCGCAGGAGTAGTGCTATTAAAACCATTATCTGATGCAATTCGATGTCGAGATCAAATTCATGCTGTCATTCGAGGCTCGGCTGTTAACTCAGATGGTCGCAGCCAAGGGATTGCGGCACCAAGTCAACGCTCACAAGCTGCTTGCATAAGGGATGCCTTTCAAAAAGCAGGAATAGACCCAGTAGACACTCAATATGTTGAGGCTCATGGTACAGGTACCCGTCAAGGAGACCCAATTGAGTTGAGGGCCTTAGGCTCTGTTGTTGGATCAAAACGCTCGAGGGAGCAACCTTGTCGTGTTGGCTCGGTGAAAACTAATCTTGGGCACGGGGAGACAGTGGCTGGTATTACAGGGCTAATTAAGGCGGCTTTATGTATAAGAGAAGGTAAGTTGCCACCAAGCTTGCACTTCTGCTCTCCCAACCCATCAGTAAATCTCTTTGATTTGGGCTTGCAAGTGCAATCTAGTCTTGAGGCTTTCCCTCAGCCTTTAGCACCATTAGTGGTGGGTGTTAGCTCGTTTGGGTTTGGTGGAACTAATTCTCATGTGGTATTAAGTGATTCACCTCAGCCTGAACTCCATAACAAGGAAGATATATCTGTAGAACCACCTCTCAACATTCTCTGCCTTTCGGCTCGTAGTAAACCTGCATTGAATGAATTAATTCAACGTTATGGAGAATTCATTACTAAAAACCCGCAATTAAATCTAAATGACATTTGTGCTAGTACTAATATTGGTAGGAGTTCTTTTCCATATCGCTTCATTGCAGTAGCAGCTGATTTTGATGATCTAATTGCACAACTTGAAGGGAAAGTTGCACCGGCATGGAGAGGAGAGCTCTCCTTAAGTTTAAAGGAGAATCATTCAATTGCTTCTTTCCCAAAAGAACTTCAACTTGGATTGATAGCAACTGAAGGACGAGATAAGCTCGAAGCTCTTGCTATTGCTATTGGCAAAGGTTACAAGGTTGATTGGAATCTTTTTTACTCACAATTCCCTCATAAATGGATTGCTTTACCTGGGCATCCGTTTTTTAGGCAAAGGTATTGGTGGAGTCGAATTGAAGACAAGTCTTCAATTACCAGCCTTTGGTTAGATCATTTAGATAAGAACCCTTCTAAAGAGAGAGGTTTGACTAATGATCACTCTTTAGCAAAGCTTCAAAAACTTAATTTGCCTGGCGCTGTTGAACACTATCAAGGCTTTTTGGATTCTTCTAAATATTTTGATTTGACCGACCATCGTATTCGAGACGTTGTTGTCTTTCCAGCCGCAGGATACTTGGCATTAGCGTTGAAATTGCAACAAGAAAGTTGTCAATTGTTGAAATTGCGATCTTTTCAACTGAATAAACCTTTGAAGGCATCTGGTAAATCAACGCAATTCCATGCACTTCTTGATCAAGGAAGATTGCAATTCTTCAGCAATGACTCTGCTCAAGATGAGTGGAAGTGTCATGGTCAATTGTTAGTTGTCTGTGGAGAGAACATAGCTTTTGAGTCAATTCCTTCGATTCCGCCAAGATCAAGGGACTCTCAATCTATAGACATAAAAGCTTTTTATAAAGGCTTAGGAAAAATCGGGTTAAATTATGGCACTTTTTATCAATCCATCACTTCACTTGAGGCAATTCCAGGGCAATCATGGGCTGAGATCGTCAGGCAAGGGAAGGCTCCAGATCGGTGCTTAATTGATGGCTGTTTTCAGACAGTGGCTGCTTGTGTTGATGGGTCATTAGCTAATAGTCAACTTTTTTTGCCTGTTGGTCTTGATGAAATCAATCTTTCGAAATGGCCATTGCCTGATCAATTTCAGTGCCATGCCGCTTTAAGAACTTTGGAAGGCAATGAAAGCACTCTTGTTGCTGATTTGATTCTTGATTCTAATGGCGAATCCTTTGGCCAAATTATTGGGTTAAAGCTTAGACGTTTAACACGCTCATTGATTGATCTCCTTTTTCCACCGAAGGAAGTTTTATTTGATGGACCAGATCTATTTCAAACCTCTTGGACCTCTTTCCAAAATGATTCGGAAAATTTGCCTTTCTCAACTGACCAGAAGATTTGTTTACTAGGTATGAATAAATCAAGGGCAACTGGATTGAGTGATTGGGCTAATAGTAAAAATTTAGAATTCCAAACCTTAGAAAATGAAGCAGATTTGGACTTTGAATCTGCCATGGTTGTTTATTGGCCAGATACCTCTCATGGGGAACCTGAATTTGCGGTAAATAAATTGCTTCAGTTAATTCAGCATTTAAATATTCATCAGGTCAAATCATTCTTGTTGATTTTGGAGGGGGATGGACCAGTAAATAGTTCTATGACCTCATTTATGCGGACTACATCCTTGGAAATCCCTTCATGTCCATTTACCGTACTGCATCTACCTAAAGAGTTAGAAAATAAACTAGAGGTGGATTCCTGGAATCAAATTTGGAGTTCTGTTGAGAAAACATCAGAGCTCCGGTGGAGTGATGGTGAATTGCAAATACCACAACTAACTCACATGGATGATGAACGTTTCCGGATAGCAACTCATGGCATTGGGCGTTTAGAGGACCTACATAAAAAAAGGGTTGTTGAGACGTCACTTTTACCTAATGAAGTAGAAATAGCGGTTGAATCGACTGGCCTTAATTTTCGTGATGTTCTTAATGCTTTAGGCCTGCTTAAAGAGCATGTAGCTTCTTTAGGAATTGAAGATGAGAAAAACTTGCCATTTGGGGGGGAAGCCGTTGGTCGTGTAATTGCATTGGGATCAAATGTTGACTCATCTCTTATGGGTAGGAGAGTTATTGCTTCCCTTACAGTTGGAAGTCTTGCAAGTCATGTCATAGCGAACTCGGACTTTTGTGTTCCTTTGCCAAATGGCATGACTATTGAGGAAGGAGCAAGCTTTACGACAGCATTTCTTACAGCCATTTATGCTTTGAATAACCTTGCAAAGCTAAAGCCGGATGAGTTTGTTCTTATTCATGCCGCTGCAGGTGGGGTTGGTCAAGCTGCGTTGCAAGTTGCCAAACGAGTAGGTGCCCGCATCCTTGCGACAGCAAGCGCTCCTAAACAATCAGCTCTTTTACTCCAAGGAGTTGAGGCTGTCTATGATTCTCGAAGTATTGAATTTGCTGATCAGGTTCTCGACCATACAAATGGTCGAGGGGTTGATGTTGTCATTAACAGTCTTAAAGGCGAGTGGGTAGAGGCTAGTTTTCGCTCTCTTGTTAAGGGTGGGCGTTTTATAGAGCTAGGAAAGATAGATGTTTGGAGTAAGCCTGAGGCTTTTAGGCGCCGTCCCGATGTTAATTACTTACCCTTTGATTTGTTGGATGTAGCAGCAGCGCATCCAAAGATCTTGCGAAGTTTATTAATTCAGCTGGTGAAAGATTTTGAAAGAGGATTGTTTCAGCCTCTTCCTCTAGAAGTTTGGCCTTTAGAAAAATGTGAGGATGCTTTTAGATATATGGCACAGGCTCGTCATATAGGTAAGGTGGTCATCAATCAGCCTAATAAAGCTGAGCCTATTGCGATTTCCTCTAATGCAACCTACCTAGTTACAGGTGCATTTGGTGGAATTGGCAAGAAATTAATTTCATGGCTAGCACAGAAAGGTGCTAGCTCACTGATATTGGTTAGTCGCTCAGCGAACAGTCCTGGAGCGAGTGCATTTAAGATTTTAGCAGAACTCGAGGAGGCAGGAGTAAACTGTACTTGTATCTCCTATGACTTGTCGACAAGCCGATTTGAATCGACTCGTACAGAGGACTCACTTGTTCAAACTATTAAATCATTACCGAAAGATAAGCCGTTACGAGGAATTTTTCATGCTGCAGGAGTCCTTAATGATACTTCCTTTAGCAATCTCAACTCTGATATCTTGAATTTTGTTATGGCACCGAAGCTTGAGGGATGGCGCCATATTGAAAAGTTGGTTGGAAAGACTTCGAAATTAGAATTTATTATAGGATTCTCATCAGTTGCGGCATTGCTTGGCTCACCTGGACAAGTGGCTTATGCGGCTGCTAATGGAGCAATGGAAGGTTATTGCAATCCTAATGAGTCAAGACCAGTACGTTTGTCAATACAGTGGGGTCCTTGGCATGGAGATGGAATGGCTTCCGGATTGGAACGCCGCTTTGAAAGAGTTGGTATTCGTATGATTGAGTCATCTAAAGCTTTAAATGTACTTGAGAAGCTTTTATATAGAGGGAAGGGCGGTGTTGTGTCTGTTCTTGATAACGATTGGGAGAAGCTTTCTTCTCAAGCTTCTCCTAGGCAACATAGTTGGTTTTCTACTCTATTGAAAAATTCAGGCCCTTCTCCATCAGAGAAACTATGGAAAAAATTAGAACATCGCACTGAGGTCGAACGTCAACTGTTTTTGATGGAGGAACTACGCAAGCTTTTGATAAGTGTAATGGCGGCAGAAGTAGACGAAGAGTCGTTTGATTCTTCGTCTATAGATTCGAGTGATTCTTTATTTGATCTGGGATTGGATTCATTAATGGCTGTTGAGTTCGCGTCGATTGTGCAAGCTGAGTTAGGGATTCGTTTAGACCTTGATGCGTTTTCTGAAGACCCAAGTCTAGATGGACTTGCGACGGTGTCATTAAGGCAGATAACACCTCATACAAACCAATACTTTAATGATGGCTTAGATTTATCGAAAGAAGCCAGATTAGATTCGCGTTGGACATGTCCTAGTACTTCAAAAGAAGAGGCTCCAGGTAAGAAAATTCTCATTACAGGTAGCTCAGGATTTCTTGGAGCTTATCTTTTGGCAGGCCAGTTGCGACGTTGGCCCGATATTAGAGTTAATTGTTTAGTACGCGCGACATCGAAAGAACATGGAATGGAGCGGATTAAATCTAATTTGTGCCGTTTTGATCTTTGGGATTCGGTTTGGGAGAAAAGACTAGAACCCGTTATTGGAGATTTATCTTTACCTTCTTTTGGGCTTGATTCAGAAACCTTTTCAGGACTGGCAAGGGACCTAGGCGGAATTCTTCACAATGGCGCTCAGTTGAGTCAGATGGCGCCTTATGCACAGCTTTCTGCTACTAACGTAGGAGGAACAAAGGAAGTTTTAAGGCTCGCTGCTTTAGACAATCCGATTTGTGTCGAATTCATTTCTAGTGTATCTGTATTTGAATCAGCAGCATATAGAAATCGTGAGCTGCTAGAAGACCAAGATCTAAACAATTGGAAGGGTATTCATATTGGCTATTCACAAACAAAATGGGTTAGTGAGCGGTTGGTCTTGGAGGCAGGGAAGGCAGGGTTGCCGGTTTCAGTGTATAGACCTCCTTTGATAGGAGGCCACTCTAAAACTGGGTACTGGAATCAAGGTGATTTGCTTCAGAGGTTGCTTCAGGGGTGCTTGGTTCTTGGCAAAGTTCCACAGCTGGAATGGGAGCTTGATTTGGTACCAGTTGACTACGTTTCTGATGCTGTTTCTGCTTTGGCTTGGAGTTCCGAAGCCAAAGGACGCTGTTTTCATTTGCAGCATCCACGTCCGCTAATGCTTAATGATCTCCTTAATCAACTCCTCTCTGAGGGTGAGGCTCTCGAGCAAGTCCCGATGGAGCAGTGGTTGCATGCTATTGATTCGCACCCTAAAAACCCACTATATCCATTACGCACATTCTTTAAGAAGAGATGGGGAAGAGAGCAGCTTACATATCCTGAACTTAATGCTCTAGGGGTGAGAGCACGCCCAAGTTGTCGAATTACTCAATCTATACTTGAGTCCATGAATGTGCACTGCCCTGATTTTCAGGACTTGATTAAGCCTTGGGCTAGAACTCTCCTAGGGAGTTCTAGCCCAAGTGTTACATGA
- a CDS encoding MGDG synthase family glycosyltransferase: MKVLILTSSGGTAHDAAAYSIKNWLRYWDPTGSVLVEHLLEKSSFIMRSSVKFYNWIQKYWPWLHQIYWRLVEFEDFLKPGTVIFGRSYFIRLLRDFSPELIISTHPHINRGHFDLAKRVIGPSLRTITCCTEIYGGFGFSRNWLTRKADVFWALTPEVAEEVFKRGYKNMRLEILGPLFDPSFEDLLDFPLQELEGLQLPLLILGSGANGANNHLNLLNTLLPLSGQIRVVALCGKRESLKKDVHKWASLHPALEVEALGFQSPEEMAKLYLQAWALVARPGARTATEALATGCVLIFNGFSTTMPQELLARRYFSNYGIDVAINRPEKLLHILKGWLDHPQNYSRLKDLYRLNLLKGNREGIRQLIMESA; this comes from the coding sequence ATGAAGGTTTTAATTCTTACTTCTAGCGGTGGCACAGCTCATGATGCCGCAGCCTATTCAATTAAAAATTGGCTGAGGTATTGGGACCCCACTGGGTCAGTTTTAGTCGAACATTTACTAGAGAAATCTAGTTTTATAATGCGTTCAAGTGTAAAATTTTATAATTGGATTCAGAAATATTGGCCATGGCTTCATCAGATCTATTGGCGCCTAGTTGAATTTGAAGATTTTCTTAAGCCAGGAACGGTTATTTTTGGTCGAAGTTATTTCATTCGCTTGCTTCGAGATTTTTCTCCAGAACTAATTATTTCTACGCACCCTCATATCAATCGAGGTCATTTTGATCTAGCAAAGAGAGTTATTGGCCCTTCACTACGAACAATCACCTGCTGCACTGAGATATATGGTGGCTTTGGTTTTAGCCGTAATTGGTTAACGAGAAAGGCAGATGTTTTTTGGGCGCTAACTCCAGAAGTCGCAGAAGAGGTTTTTAAAAGAGGATACAAAAATATGCGGTTAGAAATACTTGGCCCTTTATTTGATCCATCTTTTGAGGATCTCCTTGATTTTCCTTTGCAAGAATTAGAAGGTTTGCAATTACCACTCCTTATTCTTGGAAGTGGTGCTAATGGAGCTAATAATCATTTGAATTTGTTAAATACATTACTTCCGTTATCTGGTCAGATCCGTGTAGTTGCTTTATGTGGTAAGCGTGAGAGCCTTAAAAAAGATGTGCACAAATGGGCTTCACTTCATCCTGCATTAGAAGTTGAGGCTCTTGGATTTCAATCTCCTGAAGAAATGGCTAAGCTTTATCTTCAGGCTTGGGCACTGGTTGCTAGACCTGGAGCGCGAACTGCTACTGAGGCCTTAGCAACAGGTTGTGTGCTGATATTTAATGGATTCAGTACCACGATGCCTCAGGAGCTACTTGCTCGACGTTATTTTTCTAATTACGGCATAGATGTTGCTATTAATAGACCTGAAAAGCTTTTGCATATTCTCAAAGGTTGGTTAGATCACCCTCAAAATTATTCTCGACTTAAAGATCTTTATCGTTTAAACCTCTTAAAAGGAAATCGAGAGGGAATTAGACAATTGATCATGGAGTCTGCTTAA
- a CDS encoding SRPBCC family protein has protein sequence MTVVTGFGQNEQWRRNSLKSVLFLVLTLSLPIGITSSKAQSDEPVLRRIEGETTTSMIVAVPPNKAWDVLTRYESTALQMPDIQEVEIINQSNQKLQIKQTYKGPYTFGLKIKALIEIKEHPKSMLTYKLLRGDFIHTLEGNWFLIPVRKGTLIAHRIKVEPALPGFLKPLFNKHFDKNMKNSMLILRELILKSP, from the coding sequence ATGACTGTAGTTACTGGATTTGGACAAAACGAACAATGGCGAAGGAATTCCTTAAAAAGTGTTCTTTTCTTAGTACTGACCTTAAGCCTCCCCATAGGGATAACTTCCTCTAAAGCCCAAAGTGATGAGCCGGTCCTGCGCAGAATTGAAGGAGAAACTACTACTTCAATGATAGTTGCAGTTCCTCCTAACAAGGCCTGGGATGTGCTCACACGTTATGAAAGCACTGCTCTCCAGATGCCTGATATCCAAGAGGTCGAGATAATTAATCAAAGTAATCAGAAGCTTCAGATAAAGCAAACGTATAAAGGTCCTTACACCTTTGGTTTAAAAATCAAGGCTTTAATAGAAATAAAAGAGCACCCAAAAAGCATGCTGACTTATAAGCTTCTACGAGGAGATTTTATTCATACACTTGAAGGTAATTGGTTCCTAATTCCAGTAAGGAAAGGAACTCTGATTGCACATAGGATCAAAGTAGAACCAGCCTTACCAGGATTCCTAAAGCCATTGTTTAACAAGCATTTCGATAAAAACATGAAGAATTCTATGTTGATACTTCGCGAACTTATTCTGAAGAGTCCATAA